From Caldisericaceae bacterium:
GGAAGAGATAAGAAAAATACTAAAATCCTTTTGGATGAAGGTGATTACATTGATGAATTTATTGAAACAGGAGCAAGAAGCCCTTTATTATATGAAATACACGATATCTTAAAAAATATTATGAATGGCAGACTTATGCTTGTTCTGTTTTTTGTGCTTGCACCAGAAAATTCTGTTTTTTCAATACCTGCACTGCAAATAACAGATTCTCCGTATGTTGCACACTCCGAAAATATCCTTTATAGACAAGGTTATAATGAGTTTTTAAGACGTGGAAGTAATTTTAAAGGCTTTTTTAAATTCGTTCACTCTGAAGGAGAACTTGATGAAAGGAAAACGTGTAAAAATCTTGACAAGAGACGTGTTTATATTGACCTTAAAGAGGAAGTAGTCTATTCTGCTAACACTCAGTATGGTGGCAACACAATAGGACTTAAAAAACTTGCGATGCGCCTTGCAATCAAAAAAGCTGCAAGCGAAGGCTGGCTTAATGAACATATGTTAATAATGGGAGTCAATGGGCCAAATGGTAGAGTTTCTTACTTTACTGGTGCATTCCCTTCTATGTGTGGGAAGACTTCAACTGCCATGTTAGAAGGTGAGTCTATTGTTGGAGATGATATTGCATATATTCGTGAAGTAAATGGAGTTGCAAGGGCTGCAAATGTTGAGAAGGGTATGTTTGGAATCATACAAGGAATAAATTCTAAAGATGATCCAATCCAATGGCGCACACTACATACAGAAAATGAGATTATATTCTCCAATGTCCTTATGCTTCCTGACGGTTCAGTTTATTGGGATGGGCACGACGGACCAATTCCAGAAAGAGGTATTAATCACTCTTCCGAATGGTTTTTAGGTAAGGTGGATGAAAAAGGTAAACCTATTCCTCCGTCTCATCCAAATGCACGATTTACAGTTTCACTTGAAGCTTTAGAAAATATAGACAAAAATTTAGACAATCCTGATGGAGTTGAAATTTCTGGTATCATTTATGGTGGAAGAGACTCGGATACTTGGAATCCCGTATGTGAAGCCTTTGACTGGGAACATGGCATCGTCTTAAAAGGTGCTTCCATAGAGTCAGAGACAACTGCTGCAACCTTAGGTGCAGTTGGGATAAGACAATTCAATCCTATGTCAAACCTTGATTTTCTTTCGATCCCTATAGGCAAGTATATCGAAGCAAACCTTGAATTTGGAAAAAAGCTTTTAAAGAAACCAAAAATTTTTGCTGTAAATTATTTCTTAAAGGATGAAAACGGGGCGTTTTTAAACGAAAAAAATGATAAAAAAGTCTGGATGAAGTGGATGGAAAAAAGAGTCCACAATGAAGTAATGGCAATTAAAACACCAATAGGATTAATTCCTCTTTACGATGATCTTAAAATCCTTTTTAAGGAGTATCTTAATAAAGATTATCTATACGAAGACTACATAAAGCAGTTTACACTTAGGGTAAATGAAAACCTATCTAAGATTGAAAGATTAAAGAATATCTATGCAAAATTAAAATTTGTTCCCGTCAGAGTTTTTGAACTATACGATGAAGAAAGAACACGTCTTTTGGAAGCAAAAGACAAATTTGGTGAATACATTGAACCAACAAAATTTGAAGTTGTAAGATAGTTTTTGAGAACTTAATAAGTTAAAAGGGGGACTTTTAGCCCCCTTATTTTTATTGTTTGTTTCTTATTGCCTTCAAAACTTTTTCTGGTGTATAGGGAGAACTATTTAATCTTATTCCTAACGCATCAAAAAGTGCGTTTCCAATAGCAGGGATGGGCCCGTTAATATTTATTTCTGAAACTGATTTTGCACCAAAAGGTCCTGTTGGATCAAATGTTTCTACAATTATGGGGAGTATCTCTGGGACATCTCTTGAGGAGGGAATTCTGTAATCAAAGAAATTCGGGTTAAGCATCCTTCCATTTTCACCGAACTTGTATTCTTCGCTAAGGGCATAACCAATGCCATTTACGATAGCACCGATAATTTGTCCTCTCGTGAGTTCTGGGTTAATTACTTTTCCACAATCAACTGCTGCAACATACTTAATTGGTGTAATGATTCCTGTTTCCTCATCTACTTCTATTTCAACAAAGTGAGCAGCAAATGGTGGAGGAGAAGACTCTGACATAAATGAACCTATACCTATGAGTTGTTTTTGTTTTTTGACATAGAGTGTATCGTATGCAATCTCTGATAGACTTACCTTTTTTGCGCTCCTTGGACTTATAACAAAGCCATTTTCTAATATGTAGTCTTTTGAATCTAGTTCTTTAAACATTTCTCTTGCAACTTTAAGAATTTGGTCTCTTAAGTTAATTGCCGCAGCCTTTACTGCCCCACCTGAGATATACGTTCCAGATGAAGCATATGCGCCTTTATCAAACGGAGTTATATCTGTATCAGAAGGGTAGACAATAACAGAATCTGGTTTAATACCTAAAACTTCTCCTACGATTTGTGCAACTACTGTGTCAAGCCCAGTGCCAATGTCTGTGCCTCCATAAAGGACATTTACAGATCCATCTTCGTTTAACTTAATAATAGAAGACCCCATATCAATTTTTGGAATGCCCGATCCTTGCATGTGTAATGACATTCCAACACCTCTTACTTTTGAACCATTTCTAATTTTTTTACCCCATTTTTCAAAAAAGCCTATTTCTTTTGCACCAATATCAATGAGGGTGTCAATTGACTCGCTTTCTATGTACTGCACTACACCTTCTCTACCCTCTCCAAGAGCCTCAAATATTGGTGAAGTTTCTCCTTTTCTAATGTGGTTGATTTTTCTAATTGTAATAGGATCAATGTTAAGTTTTTCTGCAACCATATCTACTACTTGCTCTAAACAGGCATAGCCCTGTGTTGCACCGTATCCTCTGTATGCTCCAGGCACGGGAAGATTTGTATAAACTACATCTGCTATGAATTCGACATTTGGGGCTTTATTGTAAAGGGGTAAAGTTTTTGAACCAGTATTTGATGCAACAGTAAGACCGTGTGTTCCATATGCACCTGTATTACTCAAAGCATACATCTTTATCGCTGTAAATTTGCCGTCTTTTTTAGCTCCAATTTTGACTGTAATTTTCATTGGGTGTCTTGTTCTTGATGAAATGAATTCTTCTTCTCTTGTATATACAGCTCTTGCAGGTTTTCCTGTTTTAAGTGTTACAAAAGCACATACTTCTTCAAGTATTATTTCTTGTTTGCTTCCAAAACCGCCACCAATTCTTGGCTTTATAACTCTTATCTTTGAAAGTGGAACTGAAAGCACCTGGCTTACAATTCTTCTCACATGGTATGGCACTTGTGTAGAAGTTCTTATTACTATTCTTCCATTTTCGTCAAGATAAGAGATTGTTGCATGGGTTTCAATTGGGCAGTGTTGAGCAAATTGGGTTTCAAAAGTATGTTCGACAACAACATCAGCTTCTTTAAAACCTTTTTCTACATCGCCTGCTTTTACTTCAATATGAGAAACAAGATTTCTTTTTGGGTCCACAACACCTTGGATGTATTCTTCTTCATGAACTTTAACGGCGCTATCTTTCAACGCTTCTTCTGGATCAAATACCTTAGGTAAAACATTATATTTTACCTTAATAAGTTTTAAGGCTTCTTGGGCTGCTTCTTCTGTTTCTGCTGCAACAGCAGCGACTCTTTCCCCTACATATCTTACGTGTTTGTTAAACATGCAAGTGTCGTATGGTGAAGGTTCGGGCCATCCTTGACCTGCCGTTGTATGGCATACTTGCGGAGTATTTTTGTATGTTAGCACAAGATGGACTTGAGGTAATTTTTCTGCTTCGCTTGTGTCAATGTCTTCAATGATAGCGTTTGCATGAGGAGAATAGAGAAATTTTATGTGGAGCATATTTGGAAGTTTGATGTCGTCAGTAAAAACTGGTTCTCCTGTTACAAGGCCAAGAGCGTCGATTTTATTGACGTCTTTACCTATTACCTTGTTTTCCATTATTTTTCCTCCGTTAAAAGTTTTATTGCAAATTTTATTGCCTCAATTTGCTGCACATAACCTGTGCATCTGCATAAGTTTCCATCGATTGCCCTTTTTATTTCTTCATCAGTTGGATTTGGATTTTTTTGAAGGAGTGCATATGCCGAAAGAATTGTCCCTGGAGTGCAATAGCCGCACTGAACTGCACCTTTTTTGATAAACGCTTCTTGAAGTGGATGTGGTTTTAAAACACTACCAATGCCCTTAATCGTTATTATTTCCGCGTCATTTACTTGTGCTGCAAGAACAGTGCAACTTGTCTTTGGAGCGCCGTTTATGATAACAGTGCATGCTCCACACGTGCCCATATAACAATTTCCTTTAACTTCGGTGAAGCCATTTTCTCTTAATACGTCGAGTAGAACTTTTCCCGGGTGAATCTCAAAAGAGTAGTCTTTCTCATTTATTTTGTAATGGACTTTCATCTTTACCCCCTAAAGGATTCTAAAATTCTTTTAGTAAATGTGTAAGTAAGTTCTCTTCGGTATTCTTCAGAGATTCTTACATCGCCTGCGATAGAAGCTTTTTCTTGAGCGAATTTTGGAGCAGAAATAATTGCTTCATCAAGAGATTTATTTCTCAAAAATTCTTCTAACTCTTTAAATCTTGTAGCTGCCATCGGTCTTGAGCCATATGCTATGTAGATATTTTTAATGGAGCCATCCTCAATTTCACCTTTTGCTGCCATATTGAAAAGTGCTATATCAGTTGCGTTTCTTATAAAACGTTCCATTTTAAATTTTCCGTTAGCTTTTCCTTTTTCAAAAATGATTTCTTGTATTATAGAGTTTTTAAGTATGCTTCTAAAATCCTGCTCATAAAATTCCGAAAGTTTCATTGTTTTGGATGAACCATCAAACAATACCAAAGTTGCATCAAGAGCAAGTAAAAGAGTTGCAA
This genomic window contains:
- a CDS encoding (2Fe-2S)-binding protein encodes the protein MKVHYKINEKDYSFEIHPGKVLLDVLRENGFTEVKGNCYMGTCGACTVIINGAPKTSCTVLAAQVNDAEIITIKGIGSVLKPHPLQEAFIKKGAVQCGYCTPGTILSAYALLQKNPNPTDEEIKRAIDGNLCRCTGYVQQIEAIKFAIKLLTEEK
- a CDS encoding FAD binding domain-containing protein, producing the protein MLKLKSVEECFYPKTLDEALTLLKEKGNEAMLVGGGLHITVFPNPTIKSLIFLDKVGLDYIKETENAVVIGATANITEATENEIIKRLFSGMLSEVLSTIASELLRNQITFGGSIAQREPYSDVATLLLALDATLVLFDGSSKTMKLSEFYEQDFRSILKNSIIQEIIFEKGKANGKFKMERFIRNATDIALFNMAAKGEIEDGSIKNIYIAYGSRPMAATRFKELEEFLRNKSLDEAIISAPKFAQEKASIAGDVRISEEYRRELTYTFTKRILESFRG
- a CDS encoding molybdopterin-dependent oxidoreductase — encoded protein: MENKVIGKDVNKIDALGLVTGEPVFTDDIKLPNMLHIKFLYSPHANAIIEDIDTSEAEKLPQVHLVLTYKNTPQVCHTTAGQGWPEPSPYDTCMFNKHVRYVGERVAAVAAETEEAAQEALKLIKVKYNVLPKVFDPEEALKDSAVKVHEEEYIQGVVDPKRNLVSHIEVKAGDVEKGFKEADVVVEHTFETQFAQHCPIETHATISYLDENGRIVIRTSTQVPYHVRRIVSQVLSVPLSKIRVIKPRIGGGFGSKQEIILEEVCAFVTLKTGKPARAVYTREEEFISSRTRHPMKITVKIGAKKDGKFTAIKMYALSNTGAYGTHGLTVASNTGSKTLPLYNKAPNVEFIADVVYTNLPVPGAYRGYGATQGYACLEQVVDMVAEKLNIDPITIRKINHIRKGETSPIFEALGEGREGVVQYIESESIDTLIDIGAKEIGFFEKWGKKIRNGSKVRGVGMSLHMQGSGIPKIDMGSSIIKLNEDGSVNVLYGGTDIGTGLDTVVAQIVGEVLGIKPDSVIVYPSDTDITPFDKGAYASSGTYISGGAVKAAAINLRDQILKVAREMFKELDSKDYILENGFVISPRSAKKVSLSEIAYDTLYVKKQKQLIGIGSFMSESSPPPFAAHFVEIEVDEETGIITPIKYVAAVDCGKVINPELTRGQIIGAIVNGIGYALSEEYKFGENGRMLNPNFFDYRIPSSRDVPEILPIIVETFDPTGPFGAKSVSEININGPIPAIGNALFDALGIRLNSSPYTPEKVLKAIRNKQ
- a CDS encoding phosphoenolpyruvate carboxykinase (GTP): MKEDLMKKFDEKSLEKLLKLNNSYLNDFVLRYVELMNPKSVFVSNGSAEDLEYIRNLALLDEEELPLKMKGHTVHFDSYYDQGRDKKNTKILLDEGDYIDEFIETGARSPLLYEIHDILKNIMNGRLMLVLFFVLAPENSVFSIPALQITDSPYVAHSENILYRQGYNEFLRRGSNFKGFFKFVHSEGELDERKTCKNLDKRRVYIDLKEEVVYSANTQYGGNTIGLKKLAMRLAIKKAASEGWLNEHMLIMGVNGPNGRVSYFTGAFPSMCGKTSTAMLEGESIVGDDIAYIREVNGVARAANVEKGMFGIIQGINSKDDPIQWRTLHTENEIIFSNVLMLPDGSVYWDGHDGPIPERGINHSSEWFLGKVDEKGKPIPPSHPNARFTVSLEALENIDKNLDNPDGVEISGIIYGGRDSDTWNPVCEAFDWEHGIVLKGASIESETTAATLGAVGIRQFNPMSNLDFLSIPIGKYIEANLEFGKKLLKKPKIFAVNYFLKDENGAFLNEKNDKKVWMKWMEKRVHNEVMAIKTPIGLIPLYDDLKILFKEYLNKDYLYEDYIKQFTLRVNENLSKIERLKNIYAKLKFVPVRVFELYDEERTRLLEAKDKFGEYIEPTKFEVVR